The Sphingopyxis sp. BE259 nucleotide sequence GATCGCGGGCGCACCGCCAGCGCCGGAAATCCTCACCATAATCGGCGGCGACCCGCGCCGCGTCGAGACGGCAGCTTTTCGCCCAATGCCGCGTGAACGCGATCCCTTCGGCATCGAGCCGTTCGACGACGCGGGCATAGGCATCGGCGGTGCGTGCGCTGCGCGGCCCGTCAAAGTCGATCACCGCATTGTGCGGGAAGCGCGCCGGGGCGAGCAGCCCCTCGGCACGCGCCATGAACCGTACGGTGACCACCGTCGATCCGCCGTGCCGCGCATAGACCGCGCAGATCAGCTCAAACGCGCGCGCCAGATCGGCCCGGTCGATGGTCACCGAGGCGTTGAACAGGTCGGCCAGCGGGCGATGCGTGTCGAGCCCCTCCCCCCAGCTGCCATAAACCGGCGGCGCATCGACATCGGGGCCGCTGGCATAGCCCTGCTTCATCGCAAACTGCAGCAGCGCGCCGCGCGCCCAGGGATAATCGTCGAGCAGCCGCCCGAGCAGGCTGAGCGCGTCATAACCTGCGCCCATCTGGCCCGGCGTGGCGCGTGGATAATCGTCGCGCCATGGCTCGCGATACAGGAACCGCAGCATCGCCGGGCGCTTGAACGGGTTGTACGGGTTGACGATCATCTGGACAAAATCGGGCGCCTGATCGAGCGCATAGGCGGTCGAGAAGCGACGAAAATCGCCCGCCGCCAGCCAGTCCAGCGCCGCGCGATCGACCTTGCGCAGATTCTGGATTGGACGGACGAGGAATTTCGGCACGCTATCGACGACCAGCGCGGTGATGATACCTAGCGCCCCGACCGGCAATTGCGCCGCGGCAAACACATCGTCATCGCGCAGCGGCACCGACCCCGTCGCTGCGATAAAGGCGTCGCCCATCACCCCGGCGGCGGGTTCGATCCAGTGAACGCCCGCGGGGGTCACGATCTGCACCGCGCGGATATGATCCTGAATGCCACCGCGGGCGATCATCGACCCGTGGGTGCCGGTCGCCGCGGCGCCCGCAAACGTCTGGCCATTGCCCGCGCCGCTCGTCCACAGCGAACGGTCCTGCGCCTCCAGCTTGTCCGACACCTCATCGACCAAGGCCCCCGCTTCGATCAGCATCAGCCCGCTAGCATCCACGCCCGACCGCACGTCGGCAGCATCGATGCGAAAGCAGCGATTGAAACGCCGAGTGTGAAGCAGCCAGCATTGCGAGGCGATATTGACGTTCGACGGCGACCAGCCCGCGCCGAGCGGGCGGACGCGGCGCTCCGCCGCCGCCGCCGCGACCAGCCAATCCTGCACCGACTTCGCCGCGATTGCGATCTCGTCACGACCGCGCGGCGCGTCGCCGCTGCGCAGCGCAAAGCGCGTCGCCGCCTCGCAGGTGCCGGTGCCGTGATAGTTGGTCCAGCGCCCTTCATCGCCAAGTTGGATCAGCGGCATCACGCGTCTCCCAGCGGCAGGATGCCGGCATGGGCGCGCCACGCGACGGTGATGGGACGCAGAAAGCCGAACGTCGCGATCGAGACCAATATCTGGCGCCGCGTCGCGAACACCCGGACGTCGGAAAGCCCGTGGTCGGACTCGGGGGTCACAAACGGCTGGGCAGCCTCGGCCGCAAACCCCCACCCCTTCAGCGTTAACACCATCGATTCTTCATCGAGCGGCCGCGGGTTGGCGATCGAGACGAAAATATCCGCCTGCCCCGCCAGATACTGGCCGAACAGCAGCACGAAACCGAGCGCGGCGAGCGCCCAACCAAGCCAGAACATGCCCCAAACCCCTTCGTTTTTCCCGCCGTTTTATTGGCTACCGGTATTCCGGTTCCGCGACCCGAAGAGTACGGACAATTTTTCCTGCCCGTTCTTTTCAACTAGCTGTATAGGCGCGCTATGCAAGTCCATCCGTTGATCGAAACCAACGCCGCGCTCGTCGAATTCTGCGCCCTTATCGGCCGCAGCGATTTCATCGCCGTCGATACCGAATTCATGCGCGAAAACACCTTCTGGCCAGAGCTTTGCCTGATCCAGGTCGCCGACCGCGAGCATGCCGCGGCGATCGATCCGCTGGCGCCCGGCATGGATCTGAAGCCGCTGCTCGACCTGCTCGTCGACAATGAGGATATGCTGAAGGTTTTTCACGCCGGCGGCCAGGACGTCGAAATCATCTTCAACCTGACCGGCAAGACCCCGCACCCGATTTTCGACACCCAGATCGGCCAGATGGCGATCGGCCAGGCCGAACAGGTCGGCTATTCCAATCTGGTCGAGGCGTGGATCGGCCTGCAACTCGACAAGGGCGCGCGCTTTACCGACTGGAGCCGCCGTCCGCTCGACAAGCGCCAGATCGACTATGCGGTCGGCGACGTCACCCATCTCGCCAAGATCTTCCCAATGATGCTCGACAAGCTGGTCAAGACCGGCCGCGGTCACTGGCTCGACGAGGAAATGGAAAAGCTGGCCGATCCGGCCAATTACAGCGTCGATCCCGACAAGGCGTGGCACCGGATCAAGATCCCTTCGCGCAAGCCCGACGTGCTGGGCCGCCTGCAATCGCTGGCGGCGTGGCGCGAGCGCGAAGCACGCACCAAAAACCTGCCGCGCGGACGCATCGTCAAGGACGAGACGCTCGCCGACATCGCCGCGCATCCGCCGAAGGATCAGGACGGGCTGGGCCGCGTCCGCGGGCTGTCGGCGACTTGGCGCAGCAACGACATCGGCGCGCGGTTGATGGACGCGATCGCCAACGCCAAACCGATGGACAAGGACGACATGCCCGATCGCGCCCCGCGCGGTCCGGGGCTGGGCAAGGAAGGCGTGTTGGTCGCCGACCTGTTGAAGCTGCTACTCAAGATCCGCGCTCGCGAATTGAATGTCGCATCGCGGCTGATCGCGCGCAGCGACGATCTGGAAGCGCTGGCCGCCGGTGGTCGCGAAGGGATCGCGATGCTGCAGGGCTGGCGTTATGACGTCTTCGGC carries:
- a CDS encoding FAD-binding protein codes for the protein MPLIQLGDEGRWTNYHGTGTCEAATRFALRSGDAPRGRDEIAIAAKSVQDWLVAAAAAERRVRPLGAGWSPSNVNIASQCWLLHTRRFNRCFRIDAADVRSGVDASGLMLIEAGALVDEVSDKLEAQDRSLWTSGAGNGQTFAGAAATGTHGSMIARGGIQDHIRAVQIVTPAGVHWIEPAAGVMGDAFIAATGSVPLRDDDVFAAAQLPVGALGIITALVVDSVPKFLVRPIQNLRKVDRAALDWLAAGDFRRFSTAYALDQAPDFVQMIVNPYNPFKRPAMLRFLYREPWRDDYPRATPGQMGAGYDALSLLGRLLDDYPWARGALLQFAMKQGYASGPDVDAPPVYGSWGEGLDTHRPLADLFNASVTIDRADLARAFELICAVYARHGGSTVVTVRFMARAEGLLAPARFPHNAVIDFDGPRSARTADAYARVVERLDAEGIAFTRHWAKSCRLDAARVAADYGEDFRRWRCARDRLIPDPAHRALFGSAVLDGLGLTC
- the rnd gene encoding ribonuclease D; the encoded protein is MQVHPLIETNAALVEFCALIGRSDFIAVDTEFMRENTFWPELCLIQVADREHAAAIDPLAPGMDLKPLLDLLVDNEDMLKVFHAGGQDVEIIFNLTGKTPHPIFDTQIGQMAIGQAEQVGYSNLVEAWIGLQLDKGARFTDWSRRPLDKRQIDYAVGDVTHLAKIFPMMLDKLVKTGRGHWLDEEMEKLADPANYSVDPDKAWHRIKIPSRKPDVLGRLQSLAAWREREARTKNLPRGRIVKDETLADIAAHPPKDQDGLGRVRGLSATWRSNDIGARLMDAIANAKPMDKDDMPDRAPRGPGLGKEGVLVADLLKLLLKIRARELNVASRLIARSDDLEALAAGGREGIAMLQGWRYDVFGHAALDLVEGRMGFAVKHGKLVMSEIDAATASEA